In a single window of the Cydia splendana chromosome 20, ilCydSple1.2, whole genome shotgun sequence genome:
- the LOC134800564 gene encoding transmembrane protease serine 11G-like — MLIFTVIYFSCAVATNDIYKEPSVSDIASHLVDILAVNSADNPKLNELREKLKTINKYVIDKEKMAELLLNESRDITLTETNFYEALNDNDGFRLLQLNEEPKNLYLKLKEKFNRDDILKIISEKNSTGIVQSFRRSMNMKDEVPGLDEEVIEEIVDKMLGEKLKDEHKFDENNLTNIYWDPKSELEDLKEHHSRSGRRIYKGERTVIQKYPFMVSVHIMGRFWCGGVLYWHDLVLTSAACLQLMHNNRFFRENPRVLQVRIGSNHSRISGELVDALEVYFHPTYNPRTLADNIAVIRLRYRIAFDHHRVPKIIDISHFDHNPAATEVLVLGWGVTRMSNRLAYEPVFLQRKFLPVYPNSFCKEVYGDKFITKHQFCAGTLTTGEGACDHDAGGPAILSGKLVGIISFGPTVCGYANAPTVFTLVGAYADWIEQVNDSMPDYYRLKVRTTTLGIKPNVFKQLNTLVPERPEATI; from the exons ATGTTGATATTTACTGTTATATACTTTTCATGTGCTGTGGCTACTAACGATATCTATAAAGAACCATCTGTTAGTGATATAGCTAGCCACTTAGTAGATATTCTAGCAGTAAATTCAGCAGACAATCCAAAGTTGAACGAATTAAGAGAGAAACTAAAGACGATAAACAAATATGTTATCGATAAAGAAAAGATGGCGGAATTATTGTTAAATGAAAGTAGAGACATCACCTTAACCGAAACTAATTTCTATGAAGCTCTGAATGATAATGATGGCTTCAGACTATTACAGTTAAACGAAGAACCTAAAAATCTCTATTTGAAATTGAAAGAAAAATTTAATCGagatgatattttaaaaattatttctgaaaaaaaCTCAACCGGAATTGTACAATCGTTTAGAAGGTCAATGAATATGAAAGATGAAGTTCCAGGACTTGACGAGGAAGTAATAGAAGAGATAGTCGATAAGATGCTAGGAGAAAAGCTAAAAGACGAACATAAGTTTGATGAAAATAATTTAACCAATATATACTGGG ATCCAAAATCAGAGCTGGAAGACCTAAAAGAGCACCACAGCCGATCCGGGCGCCGGATCTACAAGGGCGAGCGCACGGTCATCCAGAAGTACCCGTTCATGGTTTCCGTCCACATCATGGGTCGCTTCTGGTGCGGCGGCGTGCTGTACTGGCACGACCTGGTGCTGACGTCGGCGGCTTGCTTGCAACT TATGCACAACAACCGATTCTTCCGAGAAAACCCTCGCGTGCTTCAGGTGCGCATAGGCAGCAACCACAGCAGAATCAGCGGAGAACTTGTCGACGCACTTGAG GTATACTTCCACCCGACGTACAACCCGCGCACGCTGGCGGACAACATCGCTGTCATCCGGCTGCGGTATCGCATCGCCTTCGACCACCACCGCGTGCCGAAGATCATCGACATCTCGCACTTCGACCACAACCCCGCCGCTACTGAAGTGCTGGTGTTAGGGTGGGGTGTTACTAGG ATGTCCAACCGCCTCGCGTACGAGCCAGTGTTTCTACAGCGCAAATTCCTGCCTGTCTACCCCAACTCTTTCTGCAAGGAAGTCTACGGCGA TAAGTTTATAACTAAGCATCAATTCTGCGCTGGCACGCTAACCACAGGAGAAGGCGCATGTGAT CACGACGCCGGAGGTCCGGCCATCCTGTCTGGCAAGCTGGTAGGCATCATATCGTTCGGGCCGACGGTCTGCGGGTACGCCAACGCTCCGACCGTGTTCACGCTGGTCGGAGCCTATGCGGACTGGATCGAACAAGTCAATGATTCG ATGCCGGATTACTACCGCCTCAAAGTGCGCACGACCACACTGGGCATCAAACCCAATGTATTCAAACAGCTCAACACGCTGGTGCCTGAACGCCCAGAAGCCACAATCTAA